One stretch of Gouania willdenowi chromosome 16, fGouWil2.1, whole genome shotgun sequence DNA includes these proteins:
- the trip13 gene encoding pachytene checkpoint protein 2 homolog, with the protein MESDGMEAAANQQFVINVEVLVKSQSTAKLSEVKQHVQALLKRHSVILGNYKWTEFDEDFLQKNVDSIAVVDLEEFPTYPLDLSMGSVSVHIYTLNEDGPSMLTLEEDEELSAANHWLLPAAEFHGIWESLVYDTDVKTQLLNYVTTTIYFSDKNVDSNLISWNRVVLLHGPPGTGKTSLCKALAQKLSIRLSSRYSYGQFVEINSHSLFSKWFSESGKLVTKMFQKLQQLIDDKEALVFVLIDEVESLTAARNASQAGTEPSDAVRVVNSVLTQLDQIKRHSNVVILTTSNVTEKIDLAFVDRADIKQYIGPPSEKGIYNIFLSALEELMKCQIIYPREQLFTMFELDTMGFAECSVCEHSLRLMDIALKSLGLSGRALRKLPFLAHALYVKTPTVSLEKFLEAMNKAVDKQKEEKGNLVNVV; encoded by the exons ATGGAGAGTGACGGGATGGAGGCGGCAGCAAACCAACAGTTTGTTATCAATGTGGAGGTCCTCGTTAAATCCCAAAG CACAGCTAAACTGTCGGAGGTGAAGCAGCATGTTCAGGCTCTTCTAAAACGCCACAGCGTGATTTTAGGAAATTACAAATGGACAGAGTTTGATGAAGATTTCCTGCAGAAAAATGTTGACTCCATAGCTGTTGTTGATCTTGAGGAATTCCCAACATAT CCTCTTGATCTAAGTATGGGTTCTGTGTCTGTCCACATCTACACTCTGAATGAGGATGGGCCCAGCATGCTCACTTTGGAGGAAGATGAGGAGCTTTCAGCAGCCAATCACTGGTTGTTACCAGCAG CTGAGTTTCATGGTATTTGGGAGAGTTTGGTTTATGACACTGACGTTAAAACTCAG TTGCTGAATTACGTCACCACAACAATCTACTTTTCGGACAAAAACGTCGATAGCAACCTGATTTCCTGGAACCGCGTTGTGCTACTTCATG GCCCTCCTGGCACAGGGAAAACCTCCTTGTGCAAAGCTCTCGCTCAGAAACTGTCCATCAGACTGTCGAGTCG GTATTCTTATGGCCAGTTTGTGGAGATAAACAGTCATAGTTTGTTCTCAAAGTGGTTCTCAGAG AGCGGTAAGCTGGTCACAAAGATGTTCCAGAAGCTTCAACAACTGATTGATGACAAAGAAGCTCTAGTTTTTGTTCTGATTGATGAG GTGGAGAGCCTGACAGCAGCAAGAAATGCCAGCCAGGCTGGAACTGAGCCCTCTGATGCTGTTCGAGTCGTCAATTCTGTTCTCACTCAGCTTGATCAGATTAAAAG ACATTCAAACGTGGTGATCCTGACGACCTCCAATGTAACAGAAAAGATTGATTTAGCCTTTGTGGACAGAGCTGACATCAAGCAGTACATTGGACCTCCCTCTGAGAAAGGCATCTATAACATCTTCCTCTCTGCCCttgaggagctgatgaag TGTCAGATCATCTACCCGCGGGAGCAGCTGTTCACCATGTTTGAGTTGGACACCATGGGCTTTGCTGAGTGCTCCGTGTGTGAACACAGCCTGCGTCTGATGGACATAGCTCT AAAAAGCTTAGGTTTGAGTGGGCGTGCCCTCAGGAAGTTACCTTTTCTAGCTCATGCACTTTATGTGAAG ACTCCAACAGTATCTCTTGAGAAGTTTCTGGAAGCTATGAACAAAGCAGTGGATAAACAGAAGGAAGAAAAAGGCAACTTGGTCAATGTTGTCTGA